Proteins encoded by one window of Microbacterium testaceum:
- the topA gene encoding type I DNA topoisomerase: protein MANGKKLVIVESPTKMKSIQGYLGDDYEVLSSVGHIRDLASKKEIPADKKAAYGKYSIDVENDFDPFYVVNDRKTKTVAELKRALKTADEVLLATDGDREGEAIAWHLLEVLKPKVPVRRMIFHEITKDAIKEAAEHTRELDVSLVDAQETRRVLDRLYGWDVSPVLWRKVGSGREGTALSAGRVQSAATRMVVERERERMAFVSASYWDVEALASQSGSSFTTRLNRLDGAPIARGGDYDDNGQLKKAVVVLDEAQARALADAITAAGTATVAKVEAKPGTRSPRAPFTTSTLQQEAGRKLSMSAKHAMGVAQRLYEKGFITYMRTDSVALSGQAISAARAQAVALYGDKAVPANPRVYKSKSKNAQEAHEAIRPSGETFRTPASLASSLDRDEQKLYDLIWKRTVASQMADAKYETTTVTLTVKAGAQVAEFTASGTVYTFKGFLEAYEEGADEKRNDDDADQSLPAVAVGDTLSVSDVEPKGHSTSPKPRYTEASLVKALEEKGIGRPSTFASIIGVILDRGYVSKRGQALVPSWLAFSVVRLLEEHFADLVDYDFTAALEDDLDAIARGEQRRTEWLKSFYFGSEKQVGLRHIVDNLGEIDARELNSTRITDTATLRFGKYGPYLEVTDPTAGPDAKPRIVNIPEDLAPDELTPAKAQELIDAPVAGDRVLGENPENGKLVVVKDGRFGPYVQEVDAEEPEEVDQATGEVVEAPKKRGAKKEAAPKPRTASLFRSMSVDTVDLDTALQLLSLPRVVGTDPASGEEITAQNGRFGPYLKKGTDSRSLDDEKQIFDITLDQALAKYTEPKYGARRASSALKEFDADPVSGKPLKLKDGRFGPYVTDGETNATVPRGEDAMAITFERAVELIADKRAKGPAPKKTAARKAPAKTAAAKTTAAKTTAKTTAAKTAAAKTTAAKTAATKTTAAKTTAAKTAAPRATTTRKAPAKNS from the coding sequence CGTCGCCGAGCTCAAGCGCGCTCTCAAGACGGCCGACGAAGTCCTCCTCGCCACTGATGGTGACCGCGAAGGCGAAGCCATCGCGTGGCACCTCCTCGAGGTCCTCAAGCCCAAGGTCCCCGTGCGTCGCATGATCTTCCACGAGATCACCAAGGACGCCATCAAAGAGGCCGCCGAGCACACCCGCGAACTCGACGTCTCGCTCGTCGACGCGCAAGAGACCCGCCGCGTGCTCGACCGGCTCTACGGCTGGGACGTCTCGCCCGTTCTATGGCGCAAGGTCGGCTCGGGCCGCGAGGGCACGGCCCTCAGCGCCGGTCGCGTGCAGTCCGCGGCCACCCGTATGGTCGTCGAGCGCGAGCGCGAGCGCATGGCTTTCGTCTCGGCCTCGTACTGGGACGTCGAGGCACTCGCGTCGCAGTCCGGCTCCTCCTTCACCACGCGCTTGAACCGTCTCGACGGCGCGCCCATCGCGCGCGGCGGCGACTACGACGACAACGGGCAGCTCAAGAAGGCCGTCGTGGTCCTCGACGAGGCGCAGGCACGCGCACTCGCCGACGCGATCACCGCCGCCGGCACGGCGACCGTCGCTAAGGTCGAGGCGAAGCCCGGCACGCGCAGCCCGCGTGCCCCCTTCACGACCTCCACGCTGCAGCAGGAGGCCGGCCGCAAGCTCTCGATGAGCGCCAAGCACGCCATGGGCGTCGCCCAGCGACTCTACGAAAAGGGCTTCATCACCTATATGCGTACCGACTCGGTCGCCCTCTCGGGGCAGGCCATCTCGGCAGCGCGTGCTCAGGCCGTCGCTCTCTACGGCGACAAGGCCGTTCCCGCGAACCCGCGCGTCTATAAAAGCAAGTCGAAGAACGCGCAGGAGGCGCACGAGGCTATCCGTCCCTCGGGCGAGACCTTCCGCACGCCCGCGTCGCTCGCTTCCTCGCTCGATCGCGACGAGCAGAAGCTGTACGACCTGATCTGGAAGCGCACCGTCGCGAGCCAGATGGCGGATGCCAAGTACGAGACGACGACCGTCACGCTCACGGTGAAGGCCGGTGCCCAGGTCGCCGAGTTCACGGCATCCGGAACCGTCTACACCTTCAAGGGGTTCCTCGAGGCCTACGAAGAAGGCGCCGACGAGAAGCGCAACGACGACGACGCCGACCAGTCGCTGCCGGCGGTCGCCGTGGGCGACACGCTGTCGGTCAGCGATGTCGAGCCCAAGGGGCACAGCACCTCTCCGAAGCCGCGGTACACCGAGGCCAGCCTGGTCAAGGCCCTCGAAGAGAAGGGGATCGGTCGCCCGTCGACCTTCGCCAGCATCATCGGTGTGATCCTCGACCGTGGGTACGTCAGCAAGCGTGGTCAGGCCCTCGTGCCCAGCTGGCTCGCGTTCAGCGTCGTCCGCCTCCTCGAAGAGCACTTCGCCGACCTCGTCGACTACGACTTCACCGCCGCCCTCGAAGACGATCTCGACGCCATCGCGCGTGGCGAGCAGCGCCGCACCGAGTGGCTGAAGTCGTTCTACTTCGGCTCCGAGAAGCAGGTGGGACTGCGTCACATCGTCGACAACCTCGGCGAGATCGACGCTCGCGAGCTCAACTCGACGCGCATCACCGACACGGCCACGCTGCGTTTCGGAAAGTACGGCCCGTACCTCGAGGTGACCGATCCCACGGCCGGCCCCGACGCCAAGCCGCGCATCGTCAACATCCCCGAGGACCTCGCGCCCGACGAGCTCACGCCCGCGAAGGCGCAGGAGCTCATCGACGCCCCCGTGGCCGGCGACCGGGTGCTGGGCGAGAACCCCGAGAACGGCAAGCTCGTCGTCGTGAAAGACGGTCGCTTCGGCCCCTACGTGCAAGAGGTCGACGCCGAGGAGCCCGAAGAGGTCGACCAGGCCACGGGCGAGGTCGTCGAGGCCCCCAAGAAGCGCGGAGCTAAGAAGGAAGCGGCCCCGAAGCCTCGGACCGCCTCGCTCTTCCGGTCGATGTCCGTCGACACGGTCGATCTCGATACGGCCCTGCAGCTGCTCTCCCTTCCCCGCGTCGTGGGTACCGACCCCGCCTCGGGTGAGGAGATCACCGCGCAGAACGGTCGCTTCGGTCCCTACCTCAAGAAGGGCACCGATTCCCGGTCGCTCGACGACGAGAAGCAGATCTTCGACATCACGCTCGACCAGGCGCTCGCGAAGTACACCGAACCGAAGTACGGCGCCCGCCGGGCCTCGAGCGCTCTGAAGGAGTTCGACGCCGACCCGGTCAGCGGCAAGCCCCTCAAGCTGAAGGACGGTCGCTTCGGTCCCTACGTCACCGACGGCGAGACCAACGCCACTGTCCCCCGCGGCGAAGACGCGATGGCGATCACCTTCGAGCGCGCCGTCGAGCTGATCGCCGACAAGCGCGCCAAGGGTCCCGCGCCGAAGAAGACCGCAGCGCGAAAGGCCCCCGCGAAGACGGCTGCCGCGAAGACCACGGCGGCCAAGACGACGGCGAAGACCACCGCGGCGAAGACGGCCGCGGCGAAGACCACCGCGGCGAAGACGGCTGCGACCAAGACGACGGCCGCCAAGACGACGGCCGCCAAGACCGCCGCCCCGCGGGCGACGACCACGCGCAAGGCCCCGGCGAAGAACTCGTGA
- the tmk gene encoding dTMP kinase yields the protein MTDDRTRPLTLPRASAAGGPGLFVTFEGGDGAGKTTQASMLEDWLRSGGRNVVRTREPGGTDVGVRIRDIVLHHRGHIAARAEALLYAADRAHHVETVVQPAIARGDVVIQDRYLDSSVAYQGAGRVLDADDIRALSLWATGGLLPDLTVLLDLDPAAARRRLDADDKPFDRLEAEKSEFHARVRAGFLTLAAAEPHRFLVLDASQAPDMLAGQVRAAMQEHLG from the coding sequence GTGACCGACGACCGCACCCGGCCGCTGACTCTCCCTCGGGCGTCCGCGGCCGGGGGGCCCGGCCTGTTCGTGACCTTCGAAGGCGGGGACGGCGCCGGCAAGACCACTCAGGCCTCGATGCTCGAGGACTGGCTGCGCTCCGGTGGCCGGAACGTCGTTCGCACGCGCGAGCCCGGTGGCACCGACGTGGGAGTGCGCATTCGCGACATCGTCCTGCACCACCGCGGTCACATCGCCGCCCGCGCCGAAGCGTTGCTCTACGCGGCCGACCGTGCCCATCACGTCGAGACCGTCGTCCAGCCCGCCATCGCGCGCGGCGACGTCGTGATCCAGGACCGGTACCTCGATTCCTCCGTCGCCTATCAAGGCGCCGGTCGTGTCCTGGATGCCGATGACATCCGTGCACTGTCGCTCTGGGCGACCGGCGGGCTCCTGCCCGATCTCACCGTGCTGCTCGACCTGGACCCCGCCGCGGCGCGCCGTCGCCTGGACGCGGACGACAAGCCCTTCGACCGTCTCGAAGCGGAGAAGAGCGAGTTCCACGCGCGCGTGCGCGCCGGCTTCCTCACCCTGGCCGCCGCCGAGCCCCACCGCTTCCTCGTGCTCGATGCCTCACAGGCGCCGGACATGCTGGCGGGTCAGGTGCGCGCGGCGATGCAGGAGCACCTCGGCTGA
- a CDS encoding DNA polymerase III subunit delta', giving the protein MSVALDPSASAAGSASFPWDAVWGQDEAVQTLQAAASDPSALAHAWLITGPPGSGRSTLAYAFAAALIADPGDENAQRQVLARTHPDLTALRTEQVVIRIDEARRLVERASFAPSLGRHRVIIVEDADRMAERTSNVLLKALEEPPEKTVWVLCAPSDADLLPTIRSRVRVLRLREPSVADVAALIVERTGVSPDIAEESARHAQRHIGMAQRLATDDDARGRRAETLAAVLAVRGIGDAVDVAGRIVRLATDDAKALTATRDEEERQSLLRMLGVAEGAAVPPSVRGQVNALEDDQKRRATRSLRDGIDRVLTDLQSLFRDVVMIQYGRDGDLVNSERLDALRALAGEWSPARTLGVLDRISVTRRTLEQNAAPLLALESLMITVANGSAP; this is encoded by the coding sequence ATGTCCGTCGCCCTCGATCCGTCCGCGTCCGCCGCCGGTTCGGCGTCGTTCCCCTGGGACGCCGTGTGGGGGCAGGACGAGGCCGTGCAGACGCTGCAGGCCGCGGCATCCGACCCCTCGGCGCTCGCGCACGCGTGGCTCATCACCGGACCTCCCGGTTCGGGGCGATCCACCCTGGCCTACGCGTTCGCCGCCGCTCTCATCGCCGATCCGGGTGACGAGAACGCGCAACGCCAGGTGCTCGCCCGGACTCACCCCGATCTCACCGCCCTGCGCACCGAGCAGGTCGTGATCCGCATCGACGAGGCGCGTCGACTCGTCGAGCGCGCCTCTTTCGCCCCCTCGCTCGGTCGTCACCGCGTGATCATCGTCGAAGACGCCGACCGGATGGCCGAGCGCACCTCGAACGTGCTGCTCAAGGCCCTCGAGGAGCCGCCCGAGAAGACCGTCTGGGTGCTGTGCGCACCCAGCGACGCCGACCTGCTGCCGACCATCCGCTCGCGCGTGCGCGTCCTGCGTCTGCGCGAGCCGTCGGTCGCCGACGTCGCCGCCTTGATCGTGGAACGCACGGGAGTGAGCCCCGACATCGCGGAGGAGTCCGCGCGCCACGCGCAGCGCCACATCGGCATGGCGCAGCGCCTCGCGACCGACGACGACGCTCGCGGCCGCCGCGCCGAAACCCTCGCGGCGGTGCTCGCCGTCCGCGGGATCGGCGACGCCGTCGATGTGGCCGGACGCATCGTGCGGCTGGCCACCGATGACGCCAAGGCCCTCACCGCCACCCGCGACGAAGAAGAGCGCCAATCGCTTCTGCGCATGCTCGGCGTCGCCGAGGGGGCTGCGGTGCCGCCGTCCGTCCGCGGTCAGGTGAACGCCCTCGAAGACGACCAGAAGCGCCGGGCGACCCGCAGCCTGCGCGACGGTATCGACCGCGTGCTCACCGACCTGCAGTCGCTCTTCCGCGATGTCGTGATGATCCAGTACGGCCGCGACGGAGACCTGGTCAACAGCGAACGCCTCGACGCGCTCCGCGCCCTCGCCGGGGAGTGGTCTCCCGCGCGCACGCTGGGAGTCCTCGACCGCATCTCGGTCACCCGCCGCACCCTCGAGCAGAACGCCGCCCCGCTGCTGGCCCTGGAGAGTCTCATGATCACCGTCGCCAACGGGTCCGCTCCGTGA